One genomic region from Argentina anserina chromosome 2, drPotAnse1.1, whole genome shotgun sequence encodes:
- the LOC126784336 gene encoding uncharacterized protein LOC126784336: MKIFNRFRKIIMKLLFSIPSSSATTHHGMSSGTPRKRNSTSCDRFEPPKTSCSSYYSSHSHYNEAISDCIEFFNKSSQDDHEAGGMISDDPDQSGWHMV; encoded by the coding sequence ATGAAGATCTTCAATCGTTTCCGGAAAATTATAATGAAACTTTTGTTCTCCATCCCCTCATCATCAGCAACAACACATCATGGAATGAGTAGCGGTACACCCAGGAAAAGAAACAGCACTAGCTGTGACAGATTTGAGCCCCCAAAGACTTCATGCAGTTCATATTACTCGTCTCATTCGCATTACAACGAGGCCATATCTGACTGCATCGAGTTCTTTAACAAGTCTAGCCAAGATGATCATGAGGCTGGAGGGATGATTTCGGATGATCCAGATCAATCTGGCTGGCATATGGTTTGA